One Pseudanabaena sp. FACHB-2040 DNA segment encodes these proteins:
- a CDS encoding class I SAM-dependent methyltransferase has product MMLTEYLEQFDRIEGWLHKPTAIMTFRLCEFQRHMRFAGNLVEIGTYHGRYFFAFSGAAEKGEICIAVDLFEDQARNEDLPGYDEVGSTGIHSLTQDIFRDHARNLLPEHNVLIVQASSLDISPRHLMPNGLQARFFSIDGGHSATVFKHDLLLAEQVIAEHGIIAIDDILNPQWPGIITEVIRYLDRGEPQLKPIAFLPNKLLLGKGNFVELYKSFLRVKFPEALERKDAELSTFLVDQYRG; this is encoded by the coding sequence ATGATGCTAACCGAGTACCTGGAGCAGTTTGACCGGATCGAGGGGTGGTTGCATAAGCCGACAGCCATCATGACCTTTAGGCTATGCGAGTTTCAAAGGCACATGCGGTTCGCTGGGAACCTGGTGGAGATTGGGACTTACCACGGTCGCTACTTTTTTGCGTTTTCCGGTGCAGCGGAAAAGGGAGAGATCTGCATCGCGGTTGACCTGTTTGAGGACCAGGCCCGCAATGAGGACTTGCCGGGCTATGACGAGGTGGGCTCAACGGGCATCCATTCCTTGACCCAGGACATTTTCAGGGACCATGCCAGAAATCTGCTGCCAGAGCACAATGTGCTGATAGTTCAGGCCTCCTCGCTCGACATCAGCCCACGCCACCTAATGCCCAACGGGCTACAGGCCAGGTTCTTTTCCATAGACGGTGGCCACTCTGCTACGGTCTTTAAGCACGACCTGCTGCTGGCTGAGCAGGTCATTGCAGAGCACGGCATCATCGCAATCGATGACATCCTCAACCCCCAGTGGCCTGGCATCATCACCGAGGTGATCCGTTACCTCGACCGGGGAGAGCCACAGCTCAAGCCGATTGCGTTTCTGCCCAACAAACTGCTGCTGGGTAAGGGAAATTTCGTGGAGCTGTATAAGAGCTTCCTCCGGGTCAAGTTCCCGGAGGCCCTAGAGCGCAAGGATGCAGAGCTTTCAACCTTCTTGGTTGACCAGTACCGAGGCTGA